A stretch of DNA from Candidatus Binataceae bacterium:
CCGCCGCCGCCGTATGTTAACTCTCCATTATCTCCAAGGTACAGCCCCGTCGAGTCGGTCTTATTGACCGGGTCGTTACCCGCGTAAGCAAAGAGGTTGCTCCCGCTGCCGGCAAACCCCATCGGATCGGGCGAGATGAACCGCCGCAGCCCCGGCGAGTAATACCGCGCCCCGGCGTAATACTGCTGCGACACGTTCCCGATATCGCTCCACTCCATCCCCGCGAACAGCCAGGGATAGTAATACGCGGTTCCCGACTGGCTAGGCATCCCGAAGGATGAGTAGGCGAAGGTGGTCTGCATCTGCCCGCTGGCGTTGACCATCCACAGGGTCGAGCCCAAGGCATCATGCAGCGGCACCATGTTGGCGCCGTTTGAGTCGGTCAGCGCCAGCACCTCTCCACTCCCAGGCATGGTAAGAAGGTTTTCCTCGACCGTGTAGGGATACGAGTAGGTGGCGCAGTCGCTCGTCACCTCGGTGTATTGCTCCTGCACCGGCACCAGACCATCGTACACGATATAGGTGGACTGCGGGTATTTTGGTTCCCGTTCACACACACGCGGGAAGACATCTACGCGGATAAATTAATAAGCGTTAAGAATCCCAATCTTTTGCGGATGCGCGGGGTCGAGGTAATCCAGCTGGGCGGCAAGGACTACATTCGCGCGGCCTTCCATACAAACTTCCATCGTGAGCTTGCTACATCCCACACGCCGTAATGATTGGCGTTCAGATCGAGCTTTTCTCCATCGCAGGCCCGGCTCGATGATCCGCCGATGCCGCGCTGAAAGAACGGATTATTCCGGGGCGGCGCGATCGGCGGGCGACGCTACACGGGAAGATGGAAAGTCATACTTGATTGCGATTGGGTCTTCGCGACGCCGCTGCACAGGCGGCCGTCAGAGCCAGGATTGGCCGATCATCCCCGGAGTTGGCGCCAGATCGAGCAGGCGCAGCGCGGTGGGGGCGACGTCGTACAGGCGGCGGCCTTCGATCCGGCCGCGCTGACTAGCGGGACGAGAGCCGCGTTCATTGAGGATGAAGATACCCTCGTAGTCGTGATTGGCATCGTCGGGGCCGGTGTCGTTGTCGTAGGTCAGGATGGTGTTCAGGCCCACGCTGCCCACCGAGCGCCATTTAAGATCGCCGAAATAGACCAGAAGGTCGGGAGCGACGCCGCCCACCTCGCGATAGATCTCCTCGGGCATCAAGGCCCGCGTGCCCAACGGCTGTCCCTGGGCGTCGCAAATCGCTTCCAGCTCGCGCGCCAGTTTGATTCGCTCCTCCTGGTAGGCGGCGGCGGGTATCACCCCCTGCGGCTCGCGTCCCTGGACATTGAGAAAGATGCGCGCATAGTAACCGCCATCACCCCAGGCCTTGGTGTTGGCCCAATCGATTTGGGCCTGGCCTATGGGGGTGGGCTTGGTGGGCGTCTGCTTCAGCCGCAGGTAGCCCTTTTCGATCAGCCATTCGTTGACGCACACCCCGCCGTCCATCGATTTGGCCCCATGGTCGGAGACCACCATCACGGCGCAATCGGAGGGCAGCAAGCTGATCAGCTCGCCGACCTCCCGATCGACAAAGCGATAATATTCGCGAATCGCCTGCTCCATCGGATGGCCGGCCTGGTAGTTGCGGTTGGCCGGATCCATGAAGCGCCAGAAGGCATGATGGATGCGGTCCACGCCCATCTCGACCATCATGAAGAACTGCCAGGGCTGATGGCTTACCAGATGGCGGGCGACGGCAAAGTGCTTGCGGGTCTTGCCATAGATGCGGCCCAGCAGGGCCTGCTTGTCGTCGGTGCGGAAGTCCTCCACGTCCAGGACGTAGCCGCCGGCGACCTGCTCGACTACCGCCTTGAGGTCGGCGGGATAGGTGTATTGGCTCTTGGTCGAGGGGGTCAGGAAGCAGCTCACCATCGCGCCGCGCACCGGGGTGACCGGATAGGTCTGAGGCACGCCGTGGACGATCACGTCGTGGCCGGCCTGCGAGAGGATCTCCCACAGACGGGGCACGTGGACCGCCTTGGAGTCGGCGATTTGATAGGCGTCGTAGCTGTAGTCGCGCCGGTTGCGGAAGCCGTAGAAGCCCAACTGGCCGGCGTCGCGACTGGCGGTCATGCACGACCAGGCGGGCACGGTGATCGGCGGGTCGCTGCTGCGCAAGGGGCCCCAACTGCCGCCCGCCATCAGCGCGCGCAAGTTGGGCAAATCCGCTGCGAAGCGGTCAAAAACCAAGGCCGGAGCGGCACAATCCAGTCCAATAATGGCTAGCGACTTCATCGCTCAAGACTGTTTCAGGCCGCGCGCGAGCGCGCAAGACGCCGGCGGCTGGCGCTACGGCCACTTGACCCGGCGCAGGGGTCGTAACACAGTGCGATAACGTCTAAAATTTGGATTCAGTCCAGTGTGACGGGAGAGTCGGCGAGCGGCGGCATGCACAGGTTATTCATTTTCGGCATCGACGGGGGCACGTTGGAGATCGTGCGGCCGCTGATCGCGCGCGGCCTGCTTCCCAATTTGGCGCGCGTGATCGAGGTCGGCGCCAGCGGCGAACTGGCTTCGACCTTCCCGCCGATGACCTTTCCGGCCTTCACCACCTTCATGACCGGTAAGAACCCCGGCGGTCACGGGGTGTTCGACTTTTTCGAACGCATTCCCGGCCGCTATGGGGTGCGTTTCGTCAATGCCCGCTCGCGGCGCAGCCGCACGCTGTGGCGGATGCTGAGCGAGGGCGGGCGGCGGGTGGCTGTGATCGGCTTTCCCGTGACTTATCCGCCCGAGCCGATAAGCGGCGTGATGATCAGCGGTTTCGACGCTCCCGGGATCGGGGCGCGTGCCGACCGCACCTGCTTCTACCCGCCTGAGTTCTATGACGAGCTGCGGGCCAAGGTGGGCGATTACATCATCACCCCCTCGGTGGACATGCTGCGTGCTCTGGAAGCACCCGAGGAAGGGCTGGAGGCGATCGTCGCCACCATCGAGCGCAAGCTGGCGGCGGCGCTCTACACTCAGGAACGCGAACGGTGGGACTGCTTCGCCTTCATGCTGATTGAAAGCGACTTCGCCGGCCATCGTTACTGGCGCTTTTACGATCCCAACTCGCCCCATTATCGGCCCGATTACCCCCAGGTTTTGCGCGAAGGGCTGCCGCGGGTTTACAGCGCGATCGACGCGGCGTTTGGCCGCTTGTGGCAGAACGACCCCGAAGCGGCAGTGCTGATTTTCTCCGATCACGGCTTTGGCGGCGCTAGCACCAAGACCGTCTTCCTCAATCGTTTTCTGCAGCAGGAAGGGCTGTTGGAATTCGTCACCGGGAACAAAGGCTCGGTGGGCGGCTGGATGCGACTGCAGGGGCGGCTGACGATGGCCAAGCTCAAGGACATCGGGCTGCATTACACGCCCGAGCGGTTGCGCACACCGCTTTTGCGCTCGATGAAGCTGGGTAACAAGATCGAGTCGAAGATTCGCTTCGGCGGGATCGATTGGCGCCACACCCTGGCCTATTCGGACGAGTCACCCTATTTCCCGGCGATCTGGATCAATTTGCGAGGGCGCGAGGAAGCGGGCGTGGTCAGCCCCGACCAATACGACGCGATGTGCGAGCGGGTCAGTCAGGGCTTGCGCGAATGGCGCGATCCCGACAGCGGCCAGCCGCTGGTGCGCCGGGTCTATCGGCGCGAGGAGATTTATCGCGGCGAGCAGGTGGAGCGGGCACCCGATCTGCTGATCGACTGGAACCTGGACCACGGCTACAGCTATTTGAGCGGGCGCAGCCTGGAAGACTCCAGCGGTTTGGCTCTACGCCGCTTGGCGCCGGATGAATTCGCCACTCACGAGATGGCGACGCGCGGCGGCAGCCACCGCCCCAACGGCCTGATCATGGCCGCGGGTGGCCCCTTCGCTTGCGGTGCTCGGGTGGAGGGTGCCTCGCTGCGTGACTTGGCGCCGATCGTGCTCCATTGCCAAGGCTTGCCAATTCCGGCCGAGATGGAGGGACAGGTGCCGGCGGGACTGTTCAGCAGTGAATTTCTGCGCGACCATCCCTTGCAGCATCTGGAAGCCGGCGAATACGCGGCCGCTCACCCCCTGAGTGAAGAGCCCGCCGACAACTACAGCGACGAAGAACGTGAGATCATCGAACGCCGGCTGCGCGATTTGGGCTACCTCTAGACGCGCCGCGCTTTGCCTCGCGCACGTTACTCAATGACGCGATCGCCGTTTCTGACCGTGGCGCTGGCCGCGCTGCTGGCGTTTGTCTTCTTAAGCCAGGGCGCTTCGGCCCCGTTTGAAAAGGACGAGGAGTCGCGGCCGGCCGCGGTTACCCTGGATATCATGCGCACCGGCCATTGGCTGCTCCCGCGCGATATCTACGGAGAGGCGACCCGCAAGCCGCCGCTGTACTACTGGTTGTCGGCGGGATTGCTGAAGGTCATTCATGCGCCGCTGGATGAAACCGGCGCGCGTGCGGTGTCGATCTTGGCTGCCGCCGCCCTGGCCGCGTTGGTGATGGCGCAGGCTGCGGCATTTTTCGGCGCGCCGGCAGGTTGGCTGGCCTGGCTTGCGCTGCTCGCTTGCTATGGGTTCAGCGCGCACGGCGCCTATGCACGCACAGACATGCTGTTTACCTTGCTGATGTTTGCCGCCTACTGTCTGATGTTTCGCGAAGTCGAGGGCGAGGGTGGTGACGGCAGGGCGCTCTGCACCGGTGTAATTCTGGGGTTGGCGGTGCTGACCAAGGGGCCGCTGGCGATCGTGTTGTGTGCCTTGGCCGTCGCGATCTACATGCTATCGCAGGGTAGCAATCCGCTGCGCCTGCTGAAACGGCGCTGGCCCTGGCTGACCCTGGCCAGCGCTCTCGCGATCGCGGCGCTTTGGTACGTGCCGGCCTTTTGGGCGACCCGGGGCGGCCTGATTGCGGTGCAGATGGGGCAGGAAAACCTGGGCCATTTTCTGCCCGGCAGCTTGGGCGGCACGGGCGAATCCGCGCGCCCGGTTTATTACATCCTGATGCGCTTCTTGGGTGCATCGTTGCCCTT
This window harbors:
- a CDS encoding alkaline phosphatase family protein, with amino-acid sequence MHRLFIFGIDGGTLEIVRPLIARGLLPNLARVIEVGASGELASTFPPMTFPAFTTFMTGKNPGGHGVFDFFERIPGRYGVRFVNARSRRSRTLWRMLSEGGRRVAVIGFPVTYPPEPISGVMISGFDAPGIGARADRTCFYPPEFYDELRAKVGDYIITPSVDMLRALEAPEEGLEAIVATIERKLAAALYTQERERWDCFAFMLIESDFAGHRYWRFYDPNSPHYRPDYPQVLREGLPRVYSAIDAAFGRLWQNDPEAAVLIFSDHGFGGASTKTVFLNRFLQQEGLLEFVTGNKGSVGGWMRLQGRLTMAKLKDIGLHYTPERLRTPLLRSMKLGNKIESKIRFGGIDWRHTLAYSDESPYFPAIWINLRGREEAGVVSPDQYDAMCERVSQGLREWRDPDSGQPLVRRVYRREEIYRGEQVERAPDLLIDWNLDHGYSYLSGRSLEDSSGLALRRLAPDEFATHEMATRGGSHRPNGLIMAAGGPFACGARVEGASLRDLAPIVLHCQGLPIPAEMEGQVPAGLFSSEFLRDHPLQHLEAGEYAAAHPLSEEPADNYSDEEREIIERRLRDLGYL
- a CDS encoding RHS repeat-associated core domain-containing protein, which produces MQEQYTEVTSDCATYSYPYTVEENLLTMPGSGEVLALTDSNGANMVPLHDALGSTLWMVNASGQMQTTFAYSSFGMPSQSGTAYYYPWLFAGMEWSDIGNVSQQYYAGARYYSPGLRRFISPDPMGFAGSGSNLFAYAGNDPVNKTDSTGLYLGDNGELTYGGGG
- a CDS encoding alkaline phosphatase family protein, whose product is MKSLAIIGLDCAAPALVFDRFAADLPNLRALMAGGSWGPLRSSDPPITVPAWSCMTASRDAGQLGFYGFRNRRDYSYDAYQIADSKAVHVPRLWEILSQAGHDVIVHGVPQTYPVTPVRGAMVSCFLTPSTKSQYTYPADLKAVVEQVAGGYVLDVEDFRTDDKQALLGRIYGKTRKHFAVARHLVSHQPWQFFMMVEMGVDRIHHAFWRFMDPANRNYQAGHPMEQAIREYYRFVDREVGELISLLPSDCAVMVVSDHGAKSMDGGVCVNEWLIEKGYLRLKQTPTKPTPIGQAQIDWANTKAWGDGGYYARIFLNVQGREPQGVIPAAAYQEERIKLARELEAICDAQGQPLGTRALMPEEIYREVGGVAPDLLVYFGDLKWRSVGSVGLNTILTYDNDTGPDDANHDYEGIFILNERGSRPASQRGRIEGRRLYDVAPTALRLLDLAPTPGMIGQSWL